Genomic window (Lepeophtheirus salmonis unplaced genomic scaffold, UVic_Lsal_1.4 unplaced_contig_8453_pilon, whole genome shotgun sequence):
TATGAAAGAAGTTGTAAACCAAGAACAAGCATCGCCTTCTCAAAGAATCAAGGAAATTATTCGTGAACTAGATATCATATTTATCATTCTGACATTCTTTATTAATGACTATATCTGAATACTATCACTgttctttaaaacatttaaataatatattaattttcaaagtacaTAAAATGGACTATTCCATGAATAATTTTACTCAATGAACAGGCAGCAAGCTCCATAGTTCAGGGGATACTACTTCGCTATGGAATGAACAgggatttaaattttgttttaccaCAAATAGGCAATTTATTGGGACATGGTTTTCCATTTCGTAAGGATTATATTGCATTAACACCTTATAATGGCAAATATATCATACGATATATTTGCAATTCACACTGTTTGGAATCAAGAAACAATTTCGGAGATTATGAAGCctgatacaatttatataactattctGAGGGACCCAGTTGAACTATTTTTATCTGAATGGGATTATTTTGAGTTTGAAGCTATCTTAAAAAGTAAGATCATTTAAGTGCATAAAAAGTGTTAActaaatctaaataattaataagttaattaggtatataataattcattatattttttttaaataaattttcagctCATCTCGATGACTTTGTTAAGTTGAATAATACGAAAAAAACcaaattgattcaaaaagtgGAATCTCTCAAATAGGGGAAAATCAAATGCTGAGAGACTTGGGACTGcctatatattctttaaataatcaaaatgcaATCCAAAAGAAAATTGAAGAGTTGAATAGagattttcattttgttatgaTTGCTGAATACTTTGACGAAAGCCTTGTATTATTGAAAGAACTTCTTTGTTGGAACTTTGATGACATTGCCTACCTAAAACTTAATTCCAGAAACTCGAAagccaaaaaaagttatttacaaatataaccaAGGAAGAAGTGCGGCATTCGTTAAAAGTTGGTTGCTCGGGGATTATATGTTATACGATCACTTTATGGAAAAGTTTCATAACTACTACATCCCAAAAATTATGGGCAATAAAGACCTGAAAACTGaagtaaaagttttaaaacagaaaaataccGAATTGAAGGATAAGAGTGTTCTTAAGACCGTCCAGGAAAGCCATGATATTAATGATCCCAAATTTAAACTctggaaagaaaatataatcgGCTATGAAATGACACCAGAATGTCAGTATTATGGaatgaaagaaaatgttttCATCGACGTCGTTAGAAATAAACAGACAGAGAGAATGAAGGATTTGTATAATGTCACACCCATGGGCATGGAGGCTCAGCATATTCAAAGTATTAatgatatcaataaaaaaattcaggagTTTAGGATTCGGAAATTAAGGATTCCTTAATAATGAATCAGGAAGGAGTAACATTTTGCTCTTATCAATGATATTCCACATCCTTCGTTATAAAATTCATTCAGATTTGTACATACAATAGACTCAAAGATTAGTCATAGTCAATCATGGACATCAGTAGCGAACGAATTCACATCTGGTTTTGAAAGGTTCAAGTGTAATATATCGATATGGATTTCAACTATAGTTACACTTGTGGATAGCAGCAATACTTTAATGGTGACGTAGATTGGAAAcacattttattgaataaacattatttctgACAGAAgtggatatacatattttttcgaTTGCCTTCAATTCTGTAATTTTCTCtattgcaataaatatatatatattctcaaatGCTTCATGGATCTtggataaaacttttttagacACTATGGACTTGGTAATGAAGAAGCAAGACTAAATTACTGTTTTAATGTAAAGTTtaatcaacttaaaaaaatttgaatgattctCGAAATGGAGTTGAATTTTGCTGGGTCTTggtatataattagtaaaattggaaatatcCGAATTGGAATTCATTATGCCATTAGTATACTTCACTCTTTCTTGATTacgaaataatataatataattttgttatatcttaaatgaaaaaaataaaacaattgaaactatgattaaaataattagtcGTCTTGAAGACGAaggtattttcaaatttatctttttcaattatgattttctcaataatttaaaagttaaagcATAAAGAATCGAGGTTTTACTTATGAATCAAGACTTGAGTTTAATTAcataacaatatacatattatgaaaattttaaactacatttaATCCTAACAGTTGATTGCTTTAAGCAGTCCTTGTACATAGTcggtatttgaatttatttatatctgctTATCAATTAAAACGCTCACTTTATGGCAAGAGTTGAATGAATGtttgcaattaattattcatgatcactatatgtaattatatttaatatgtcaaaTACATTGAGTGAAGTCAAATTCCGAAGTAATTCCCCTCTTATATGTGTCCCagatgataatatttaaagcATGCGTATCCTTAGTCCAAGAAGGTATACATAGAAATCCAGGAATATCTACGAATAGCTTGATTTGGTAAGCACTCTCTCAAAGGAAAGAGGAAATATCGATCCTGAAGAACATGCATAAAGGAAGATTATAAACtatcaaattaacataagatCTATTTTTTACTAGTGCAATAAGcaatttcatatatgtatgtttttatcaaaatattttaaatttaaattatgtgatatgaatataaaaaaaatgtttaaaattttgtttgtctCAACCAGGGGTCACCAAACTAAGGGCCATGAGCCAGATCCGGGCCGCAAAGTGAGTTCATCTGGCCTGTCGACGGTACTTGAATTTCCCTTATAAAACGTATGGAATacgtaataaaatttaaactataatattatgtttagaatACTAAAAGATCCTGATTGCGAATTACTTTGAATTTACTGTTACAGTAGTATATTTTATGCGTATTATCTtgcaaataactatatattacttttattctattccatccattttaacaaa
Coding sequences:
- the LOC139907557 gene encoding LOW QUALITY PROTEIN: galactosylceramide sulfotransferase-like (The sequence of the model RefSeq protein was modified relative to this genomic sequence to represent the inferred CDS: deleted 2 bases in 1 codon); this translates as MANISYDIFAIHTVWNQETISEIMKPDTIYITILRDPVELFLSEWDYFEFEAILKTHLDDFVKLNNTKKTKLIQKVDSQIGENQMLRDLGLPIYSLNNQNAIQKKIEELNRDFHFVMIAEYFDESLVLLKELLCWNFDDIAYLKLNSRNSKAKKSYLQI